The following are encoded together in the Flavobacterium sp. TR2 genome:
- a CDS encoding class I SAM-dependent methyltransferase — translation MKKSTIAEIKERFDNDVERFSNLETGQVATIDATISLELITEASKRIVPNAKNVLDVGCGAGNYTLKMLSKVPDLNCILVDLSLPMLDRAFERVSAETKGKVEIKQGDIREADLEENSFDIILAGAVLHHLRDDKDWETTFAKLFRLLKPGGCLMISDLITQDTELLNEYTWQRYGEYLEGIGGSEYRQKVLDYIEKEDSPRSMNYQLDLMKKVGFSKVEILHKNMCFGAFGGIK, via the coding sequence ATGAAAAAATCAACTATTGCAGAAATCAAAGAACGATTTGACAATGATGTCGAACGATTTTCAAATTTAGAAACGGGGCAAGTGGCGACAATCGATGCTACTATTTCTTTAGAATTGATAACTGAAGCTTCAAAACGTATTGTACCGAATGCCAAAAATGTTTTGGATGTGGGCTGCGGAGCTGGAAATTATACTTTAAAAATGTTGTCTAAAGTGCCGGATTTAAACTGTATCTTGGTCGATTTGAGTCTGCCTATGTTAGATCGTGCTTTTGAAAGGGTTTCGGCAGAAACAAAAGGAAAGGTTGAAATTAAACAAGGTGATATTCGTGAGGCAGATTTAGAAGAAAACAGCTTTGATATTATTTTAGCGGGTGCCGTTTTGCATCATTTGCGTGATGATAAGGACTGGGAGACAACTTTTGCAAAATTATTCAGATTGTTAAAACCGGGAGGCTGTTTGATGATTTCGGATTTAATTACTCAAGATACCGAATTATTGAACGAATACACTTGGCAGCGTTATGGCGAATATTTGGAAGGAATAGGAGGGAGTGAATATCGACAGAAAGTTTTGGATTACATTGAGAAAGAAGATTCTCCGAGATCGATGAATTATCAATTGGATCTGATGAAAAAAGTAGGTTTTTCTAAAGTTGAAATTTTACACAAAAATATGTGCTTCGGGGCTTTTGGAGGAATAAAATAA